The following proteins come from a genomic window of Eleginops maclovinus isolate JMC-PN-2008 ecotype Puerto Natales chromosome 8, JC_Emac_rtc_rv5, whole genome shotgun sequence:
- the crybb1 gene encoding beta-crystallin B1, with amino-acid sequence MSQTAKSASSQGTDAKDKGAPPAASSKATKTGEPGMGSFRIMMFDQENFQGRMIEVQNECMNVCDRGMDRVRSIIVECGPFVAFEQTNFRGEMFILEKGEYPRWDTWSNSYRSDCLMSLRPVRMDSMEHKICLYELSDFKGNKMEIQEDDVPTLWAHGFCDRVGSVRVPGGSWVGYQYPGYRGYQYLFECGDYRHYNDFSAYQPQIQSMRRIRDMQFHQRGCFTFTSASK; translated from the exons ATGTCTCAGACCGCCAAGTCCGCCTCCAGCCAGGGCACCGACGCCAAGGACAAGGGAGCCCCCCCTGCCGCCTCCAGCAAGGCCACCAAGACCGGAGAGCCCGGCATGGGATCCTTCAGA ATCATGATGTTCGACCAGGAGAACTTCCAGGGCCGGATGATCGAGGTCCAGAATGAGTGTATGAACGTGTGTGACCGTGGCATGGATAGAGTGCGTAGTATCATTGTGGAGTGCGGCCC CTTTGTTGCCTTTGAGCAGACTAACTTCCGTGGGGAGATGTTCATCCTGGAGAAGGGAGAGTATCCTCGCTGGGACACCTGGAGCAACTCCTACCGCAGTGACTGCCTCATGTCCCTCAGGCCCGTCCGCATG gacaGCATGGAGCACAAGATCTGCCTGTATGAGCTCTCCGACTTCAAGGGCAACAAGATGGAGATCCAGGAGGATGATGTTCCCACCCTCTGGGCGCATGGGTTCTGCGACAGAGTGGGCAGCGTGAGGGTCCCTGGAGGATC TTGGGTTGGTTACCAGTACCCCGGATACAGAGGCTACCAGTACCTGTTCGAGTGCGGTGACTACAGACACTACAATGACTTCAGCGCCTACCAGCCCCAGATCCAGTCCATGCGCCGCATCAGGGACATGCAGTTTCACCAGAGAGGCTGCTTCACCTTCACCTCCGCCAGCAAGTAA
- the acads gene encoding short-chain specific acyl-CoA dehydrogenase, mitochondrial translates to MAALFKARKALGLCLSGCRGFSALAELPETHQLLRQTCRDFADRELTPIAGKLDKEHAFPKKQIQDLGAMGVMAMEVPEELGGAGMDYLAYSLAMEEISRGCASTGVVVSVNNSLYIGPILKNGTEEQKQQWITPFTTGEKVGCFGLSEPGNGSDAGAASTVARQDGEDWVLNGTKAWITNSWDASATIVFATTDKKLKHKGISAFLIPMPHPGLSLGKKEDKLGIRASSTANIIMEDCRIPLGNMLGPRGAGFKIAMQTLDSGRIGIAAQALGIAQASLDCAADYALKRCAFGAPIGKLQAIQFKLADMGVAVESARLLTWKAAFLKDSNQPFTKEAAMAKLAASEAATFCSHQAIQVLGGMGYVTDMPAERHYRDARITEIYEGTSEIQRLVIAGQILKEYQ, encoded by the exons ATGGCTGCTCTCTTTAAAGCGAGAAAAG CGCTGGGTCTCTGTCTCTCCGGCTGCCGGGGCTTCTCTGCTCTGGCTGAACTCCCGGAGACTCACCAGCTGCTCAGACAGACCTGCAGGGACTTCGCCGACAGAGAGCTGACCCCCATCGCCGGAAAACTCGACAAGGAGCATGCTTTCCCTAAAAAACAG ATCCAGGACTTGGGGGCGATGGGCGTGATGGCCATGGAGGTCCCTGAGGAGCTGGGGGGGGCGGGGATGGACTACCTGGCCTACAGTCTGGCCATGGAGGAGATCAGCAGAGGCTGCGCCAGCACCGGGGTCGTGGTGTCCGTCAATAAC TCTCTGTACATCGGGCCCATATTAAAGAATGGCACAGAGGAGCAGAAGCAGCAGTGGATCACACCGTTCACCACCGGAGAGAAGGTGGGCTGCTTCGGACTCAGTGAGCCAG GTAACGGCAGCGATGCGGGCGCTGCCTCCACGGTGGCTCGTCAGGACGGAGAGGACTGGGTTCTGAACGGGACCAAAGCCTGGATTACCAACAGCTGGGACGCCTCGGCCACCATCGTGTTCGCCACCACCGACAAGAAGCTCAAACACAAG GGTATCAGCGCCTTCCTGATCCCAATGCCTCACCCCGGTCTCTCTCTGGGGAAGAAGGAGGACAAGCTGGGCATCAGGGCCTCGTCCACGGCCAACATCATCATGGAGGACTGCAGGATCCCACTGGGAAACATGCTGGGCCCTCGAGGGGCCGGATTCAAGATCGCCATG CAAACTCTGGACAGCGGGCGGATCGGGATCGCTGCTCAGGCTCTGGGAATCGCTCAGGCCTCTCTGGACTGCGCTGCGGACTACGCTCTCAAACGCTGCGCATTCGGAGCGCCCATCGGGAAGCTGCAGGCCATACAG TTTAAGCTGGCGGACATGGGGGTGGCGGTAGAAAGCGCTCGCCTGCTCACCTGGAAAGCTGCTTTTCTCAAAGACTCAAACCAGCCCTTCACTAAG GAAGCAGCTATGGCCAAACTGGCAGCGTCTGAAGCCGCCACCTTCTGCTCTCATCAG GCGATCCAGGTCCTGGGGGGGATGGGTTACGTCACCGACATGCCGGCGGAGAGGCACTACCGCGACGCTCGCATCACGGAGATCTACGAGGGAACCAGCGAGATCCAGAGGCTGGTGATCGCCGGACAGATCCTGAAGGAGTACCAGTGA
- the cryba4 gene encoding beta-crystallin A4, protein MTHHCTKFSGHWKIIVFDEECFQGRRHEFTSECCNVMEFGFETVRSLRVESGAWVGYEHASYQGQQFVLERGEYPQCDAFGGSNAYHIERMTSFRPIACANHRECRMTIFERENFLGRKGELSDDYPSLQAMGWCNNEVGSLKIQSGAFVCYQYPGYRGYQYIMECDRHCGEFKHFREFGSHCQTPQIQSIRRIQQ, encoded by the exons ATGACTCATCACTGCACCAAGTTCTCCGGCCACTGGAAG ATCATTGTCTTCGACGAGGAGTGCTTCCAGGGCCGCCGCCATGAGTTCACCTCTGAGTGCTGCAACGTGATGGAGTTCGGCTTCGAGACCGTGCGCTCCCTGAGGGTGGAGAGTGGAGC CTGGGTGGGCTACGAGCACGCCTCTTACCAGGGTCAGCAGTTTGTCCTGGAGAGGGGAGAGTACCCTCAGTGCGACGCCTTCGGAGGCAGCAACGCCTACCACATCGAGAGGATGACCTCCTTCAGACCCATCGCCTGTGCT aacCACAGAGAGTGTCGTATGACCATCTTTGAGCGTGAGAACTTCCTGGGCCGCAAGGGAGAGCTGAGCGATGACTACCCCTCCCTGCAGGCCATGGGCTGGTGCAACAACGAGGTTGGATCCCTCAAGATCCAGTCTGGAGC CTTCGTGTGCTACCAGTACCCCGGATACCGTGGATACCAGTACATCATGGAGTGCGACCGTCACTGCGGAGAGTTCAAGCACTTCAGGGAATTCGGCTCCCACTGCCAGACCCCTCAGATCCAGTCCATCCGCCGCATCCAGCAGTAA